The sequence TGCAGCCGGAGGAATCAAAGAATTCAACGGTGTCTTGACCCTAAACCTAGAAAAATTCTATCCTATAAAGCTTGCCGAGAAAATAACTTACGAAAAGCCAAAATGCCCAAAATGCGGGGGAACTATGAAAAGCAAGGGAGATTACTTGAAGTGTAAGAAATGTGGACATAAAATGCCCAAAATCCTTATTCCAAAAAAGCTGCCCCGTGAAATTGAGAAAAAAATTTATGAAGTGCCGCCGGATGCAAGAAAGCATTTATCAAGACCGTTAGTCCTCCCATTGGGAGAAGAAAAAATTTTGGAAGCATTTGAAAAGAGCTAGGCTTTTTCTCGCTTTTCAACCTCTTCTATGTAGGCTATTATATTGTCCACTATTTGAGGAGCAAGGCCTATATAGTTTTCAGGCTTCAGCGAGTTAAGGTCGTCCTCACTTAAATACTTCATAGCCTCGCTCTCCTTGACTACCTCCAGCAAATCTCTTCCCTTCTCAAATGCCTTCATGGCAATTTGTCTCACCAGTTCATGTGCTTCTTGTCTCCCCATGCCCTTCTCTGTAAGCTTAAGCATCAGAGGTTCTGCCATTATCAGATTCTTTGTCAAATACAGGTTTTTCTTTATGTTTTCTGGGAAGAACTCCAAACCGGAGAGAACTGTTTTCATAGTCTTCAACATTTCGTCCAGAAGTACAAACGTCTCCGGAAGGATAACCCGCTCAACTGAGGAATTAGTAAGGTCTCTCTCGTGCCACAGCGGGTTGTTGAGCAGAGCCGGAATAACGTTGGAATAAATGACTCTCGCAAGTCCACTGACCTTTTCACACCTTACTGGATTTCTCTTGTGGGGCATCGTCGATGAGCCAACCTGCTTCTTTCCAAAGGGCTCACTTACTTCCAAGATTTCGGTTCTCTGGAGGTTCCGTATTTCAAGGGCAATCTTATCCAAAGTTGATGCTATTAAAGCCAAAATCGCCATGAGTTCTGCGTAGATGTCTCTTTGAATTATTTGGTTGCTTATTCTGGCGGGCTTAAGCCCAAGGTCTTCCATGACCAGACGTTGAATCTCAAGTCCTTTTTCACCAAAAGATGCCATAGTTCCAACGGCGCCGCTCATCTGACCAACAAGGATTCTTTCTTTTGCTTCTTCAATTCTATCAATATGTCTCTGGATTTCATCGAGCCAGATGGCGAACTTCATCCCATAAGTAGTTGGGACGGCATGTTGGCCATGGGTTCTCCCGATGCACACCGTGTATTTGTGTTCTTTTGCGAGCTTCTTGAGAATTGAACGGAGCTCTCTCAAATCTTTCAAAACAATCTCCAGAGATTCCTTAATTAAAAGGGCATTCGCAGTATCGATTATATCATTGGACGTTGCCCCAAGATGAACGTATTTTCCGTGTTCCCCACATACCTCGCTTAGAGCCTTGACGACTGCCATTATATCGTGGTGGATTTCAGCTTCAATTTCCTTAACTCTTTCAGGCTTTACGTACTTTGTATTGGCCCTCTCGGAAATAACGCGGGCACTTTCTTCGGGAATGTTGCCGACTTTTGCATGGGCCCTTGCAAGAGCAACCTCTACATCGAGAAGCTTTTGAAGTTTGTTCTCCTCGTCCCAAATGCGTTTCATTTCTTCACTACCATACCTGTAATCAATTGGATGAATGGCCATTAATATCACCAATTTTTTGTAATAATCAACCTTAAAAAGATTTTCTAATGTACATAAAGATGTTAAAACCGAAACTCAACTCCTCAGCTTTTTAGAGCATATTTGGAAACTCTGGTATTTAACCGAAAAGTATTTAACTATATATCCACAGTTTGCTATTGACAAAACTTTCGGAGGGTGTCAAAAATGGCAGAGGAACATGTTGTCTTCATAGGAAAGAAGCCTGTTATGAACTATGTATTGGCCGTAATAACCCAGTTCAACGAGGGTGCAAAGGAAGTTAGCATCAGAGCAAGAGGTAGGGCTATCAGCAGGGCTGTTGACGTTGCAGAGATCGTCAGAAACAGGTTCCTTCCAGAGGTTAGAGTTAAGGAGATAAAGATCGGTACAGAGGAGCTTCCAACAGCTGATGGAAGAACAGCCAACACCTCAACAATTGAGATCATCCTCGAGAAGCCATGAATTTAGCTTTTCTTTCCTTTTCACAACTTTACTCGAATTTTTACTTCAATTCCTTTTGAAGTGAAAACAAAGGTTTTAATAGTCTCGCAGTCAAGTATTCTTGGTGTGATTAGTGGAATTTGAAAGGATTGATGTGAGGGATGAGAGAGCCAAAGAATTGGCCCAGATCCTCGCAAATGAAACGTCTCTTCTAATACTACAGCTCCTGCAAGAGAAGACACTCTCAATGTCAGAGATAGCAAAGGAGCTTGGAATTCCAATGTCAACTGTCTCTTATCATCTGGATAAAATGATACGGGTAGGTCTCGTGGAGGTTGCAGGGAAAAAGTACGGCAAAAGACTGCAGGAGGTAAAGCTCTATAGGGCATCATCAAAGCCAATTCTTCTGCTTCCCAGAGGAATGCCAATCAAAAAACATTTTCTGAGAGTTTTTGAGAAGATACAAATAATAAGCCTGGGAATTTCGGGTTTGTTGGCCTCGGGGGTGTATGCTCTCTCCAATAAACTGCTCACGAAAAATATCTTGAGGGAGGAGAACATAACTTACACCATTGAAAAAGCAATCCCTACCTCCAAAGCTCTTAATGAAACCGTTATGCAACCTTCAACTAAAACTCTCATAGTGCCATACATTTTAGCAATTTTAGTATTTGTGGTGGGGTCTCTCCTAATTTCCCGACACTTGATGAAAAAGAAAATCTAATCCCAAAACATTTTTAAGTCCCCTATCGTAGTCCAAT comes from Thermococcus aggregans and encodes:
- the purB gene encoding adenylosuccinate lyase, with the protein product MAIHPIDYRYGSEEMKRIWDEENKLQKLLDVEVALARAHAKVGNIPEESARVISERANTKYVKPERVKEIEAEIHHDIMAVVKALSEVCGEHGKYVHLGATSNDIIDTANALLIKESLEIVLKDLRELRSILKKLAKEHKYTVCIGRTHGQHAVPTTYGMKFAIWLDEIQRHIDRIEEAKERILVGQMSGAVGTMASFGEKGLEIQRLVMEDLGLKPARISNQIIQRDIYAELMAILALIASTLDKIALEIRNLQRTEILEVSEPFGKKQVGSSTMPHKRNPVRCEKVSGLARVIYSNVIPALLNNPLWHERDLTNSSVERVILPETFVLLDEMLKTMKTVLSGLEFFPENIKKNLYLTKNLIMAEPLMLKLTEKGMGRQEAHELVRQIAMKAFEKGRDLLEVVKESEAMKYLSEDDLNSLKPENYIGLAPQIVDNIIAYIEEVEKREKA
- the albA gene encoding DNA-binding protein Alba; its protein translation is MAEEHVVFIGKKPVMNYVLAVITQFNEGAKEVSIRARGRAISRAVDVAEIVRNRFLPEVRVKEIKIGTEELPTADGRTANTSTIEIILEKP
- a CDS encoding ArsR/SmtB family transcription factor; protein product: MEFERIDVRDERAKELAQILANETSLLILQLLQEKTLSMSEIAKELGIPMSTVSYHLDKMIRVGLVEVAGKKYGKRLQEVKLYRASSKPILLLPRGMPIKKHFLRVFEKIQIISLGISGLLASGVYALSNKLLTKNILREENITYTIEKAIPTSKALNETVMQPSTKTLIVPYILAILVFVVGSLLISRHLMKKKI